A single Garra rufa chromosome 9, GarRuf1.0, whole genome shotgun sequence DNA region contains:
- the LOC141343390 gene encoding doublecortin domain-containing protein 2-like — MSAEKPNFLSQPEVKNIFFYRNGDPYYEPRRLVINSKRVSTFDTLLREVTGGVRAPFGAVRNIYTPKAGHRVDSLEHLRSGEQYVAAGREKFKKIDYSQITTRKKKALQPNGLLKPVPQSRVIVSARFLKPIKEPCAIFVVANGDVLNPAVRLLIPSRVIGQFERILEMITEKMGLRIVGGVRSLYTFEGTLVMDGKELENGQFYVAVGRDKFKKLPYSDLLFNKPIGMKRVNGSKAASLPPIYKYRRQNGEVGNHHLSKSECEEKSSPPAQTSTEQLSSIVREISQAKLMNIRKKRSELTASQETHDNDDGEDRRAEDDKCSPVQQEAEEVGPDVEESTTTESEAVPNSEESPCDEEEEKKPEAETEEEKKEEDEEIKEEEPTSEPNDEANDDGGEKKDEEAEGGDEEEKPEEGGDEEEKPEEGAEEETQENTENEGKPTEDNPEPSEDVSANTE; from the exons ATGAGTGCGGAGAAGCCAAACTTTCTGTCTCAACCTgaagtgaaaaacatctttttCTATCGGAATGGGGATCCGTATTACGAGCCCAGGCGTTTAGTGATTAACTCGAAGCGAGTTTCGACTTTTGACACGCTGCTGCGGGAGGTGACTGGAGGCGTCCGAGCTCCGTTCGGTGCGGTCAGGAACATCTACACACCCAAAGCCGGACACCGAGTAGACTCACTCGAGCACCTGAGGAGCGGAGAACAGTATGTGGCTGCTGGACGAGAGAAGTTCAAGAAGATAGA TTATTCACAGATAACAACCAGGAAGAAAAAAGCACTTCAGCCCAATGGATTG CTGAAACCTGTTCCTCAGAGTCGTGTGATCGTGTCTGCCAGATTTCTCAAGCCCATAAAAGAACCATGTGCAATATT tgttgtGGCAAATGGAGATGTCTTGAATCCAGCGGTGAGGTTACTGATTCCCAGTCGTGTGATTGGCCAGTTTGAGCGAATTCTGGAGATGATCACGGAGAAAATGGGCCTGCGAATTGTGGGGGGTGTGCGAAG CCTGTACACATTTGAAGGGACTCTCGTTATGGACGGAAAGGAGTTAGAAAACGGCCAGTTTTACGTCGCCGTTGGCAGAGACAAGTTTAAAAAGCTTCCATACAGTGACCTGCTGTTTAATAAGCCCATAGGCATGAAGAGAGTGAACGG GTCTAAAGCAGCTTCATTACCGCCAATATACAAATACAGACGACAGAATGGAGAA GTGGGGAACCATCATCTGAGTAAGTCTGAGTGTGAGGAGAAGAGCAGTCCTCCGGCGCAGACCTCCACAGAGCAGCTGTCCTCTATAGTCAGAGAGATCTCACAGGCCAAACTCATGAACATACGCAAGAAGAGGAGCGAACTCACGGCTTCACAGGAGACTCACGACAACG ATGATGGAGAGGACAGAAGAGCAGAAGATGACAAGTGTTCACCGGTCCAGCAG GAGGCAGAGGAGGTCGGTCCTGATGTAGAAGAATCAACCACAACAGAAAGTGAAGCAGTTCCAAACTCAGAAGAATCACCATGTGATGAAGAAGAAGAGAAGAAACCAGAAGCTGAGACAGAGGAAGAGAAGAAAGAAGAGGATGAAGAGATAAAGGAAGAGGAACCGACATCAGAACCAAATGATGAGGCAAATGATGACGGTGGAGAGAAGAAGGATGAAGAAGCTGAAGGAGGAGATGAAGAGGAGAAACCAGAGGAAGGAGGAGATGAAGAGGAGAAACCAGAGGAAGGAGCTGAAGAGGAAACCCAGGAGAACACAGAGAATGAAGGAAAGCCGACGGAGGACAATCCAGAACCCAGTGAGGATGTGTCCGCAAATACTGAATGA